The sequence GATTTTCTTTCAGGGTCACTGAGTACACCTTCGGGTTTTGAACTGGTCTTTTCATTTTTATCATTGTTATCTATCTGATAACTTTTAGCTTCAGGAAGTTGAGTCTTTGACAAACCTTTCCTCGATCTTCCTTTTCCTCTTGTTTTTCGAAAATATTTCCTTGTACTTTCGGACTGAGAATTATCCCCAACATCAACTTCTTTAGATAAAATGTTGATCTCTGATGCTGCAGccaataaggcatcattttcatattTGGATATGCTGCTAGGTTCTGAATTATCAGATGATCCAGCAGCAACCACACCATCAAGTACACCAAAACCTTTAGGTTCCTGAGATCTTTTCTTGTTGCGTTTCCTTAAACTGTGCAACTCCACTTTGCCTAGCAAGTACTTCTCCCACTCTTCCCGCATAACCTTAAGCCAAAAGAGAAGTAGCATCATATCCAGATGTATTCATTAGTAATCAGAAACCAAACTTAgttggtttcaacaaatcttCTCTAAACGATCATAAAAAACAATTAAACTAGGAATATGCTGTAAAGTTCTAATTAAGATACTAAACTTAACCTAACGTGCAAATACTAGCAGACTTGTCAACAGAGTGCAACATCCTTGATCTGAAGAATGtattaagaaaaaaatcatgCTGGATTATGGAAAAAAGGAACTACAGAAAGGTGAATCACAATGCCACCACAATGTATTGTCACAGaaatatctttgtcatgatttgtctGAATACAAATACTACTAGTTCCAGAGCAACACCTGCTGTGGGCTTCTTGAGATGCAATCTTCCAACTGCATGCATGAGCATTCATCTTTACATGCAACCAGAACAATTTCACTGAGATCCCCTGCATCTTCTGCTACTGTTTCTCCTTCTTTAGGCTGAATGTCTTTTCTGCGCTCTTCTTCTATCTCTTCCAGCAATTCCTGCAATTAAATTCCTTTTCTTGGTTACCTTAGGTTcacttaaatatataattataaattatatatatatatatatatatatatatatatatataatcttataaactAGAAAATCGGGAATTTCCAATGAGAACTTTATGTAATGGACTAGAAAAAGTTCTTAACCTGCAACTAATAAAATGTAGAGCAAGAAATAAAATTTCTCAACACTATTATATCTGATTCATACTTGTGCATGGAGAATTAAATGAAAAATGTACGATGTATCTAAGTAAAAGGTAAGAAAGAAatttaataaagcttaaaaaattaatgaagttCAAAGATTTTGCAGTTGTGCAAATACAAAATCAGATGTCACCTGGAAAATTTGATAATGCTGATTTAGTTTACAACCTTTTCAATCTCATCTATTTCACATAGCATTATGTCATCAAAATCAAATGCGGTCTGGCCAAGGATGACCACACTGGTACACGCTTGTAAGATAAGGACATGGTATTTTTTCATGCCACACCAAAGTGGTTACTGAGACATGCCAGTCTGGCCTAGACCCTGATGGCATGCTCCAGCAGCATATGTCAAGTTACCATTTGATATATGTTCCATAACTAAACAGAGAACAAAATAAAGTTCCTTAGGAAGTAGGAACTTTATGAAATTCCTTTTGACCATTTGACCATGAAATTCATTTTAAGAACCCTTCTAACCATGCATGTTTCCACTCCAAAACTCTTGCCCACTTATACCTTGCTTTGGCACCAATACAAGCTATAAACTGGATAAGAGCACCTTAAGCCTGCCAGAAGAAATTGTTTTTACATCCCATAGGCACCCAATTACACACACAGACAAATATAGCACGATGGACTATGAAAGATATTAAACATACAAGATATAATGTAAAGTGCCATATAGAGACTTCAATGAGGGACTTGAATATGTGTTATATCGTTGCTGCATCAGCGTGCACCACCCACAATACAGATTTGACATAATAATCATCTGTTTAGAAACAAAGTTCTGATAGGATAACATCTATTTAAGAACATAACTTCATAACACGACATCCTACGTGCTACACTGCTGTGGGAGAAGAAAACAAGAGAGGGAAACACAGTGTATCGTACCAAGTGGACAATGAAGAAAAGCAAGCAAACTCACTCACTTACACGTAACACCTTCCACTTGGGGGCTTCTTCCAGGACTTCTTCCAACACTACACCAGCTTTTGTATCCACTTTACTTCCATCTGTTTCAATTGCAGAAGAAGCTCCAGTCCCTGACGAAATGAACAGTAATATTATTCAATACAATGCATGATGTCTTTATCTAGAATAAGATTTTCTCCAGCCTTCATTATTGAAATGGGTGGATGCGAGGATTCAATGGTATGCAGATACATACTAGCAAGACAACCATTAGCATAAACCCACATAGTCAAAAGGAAAAGAACAGAAACTAAATGAAACAGGGGGAACTCACCACTTCCTGTTTCTTTCTTGCTCTCATTATTAACTTTCCTTTTCCTAGTGGCGCTTTTAGTGTCCACACTGATTTTTGTCCCATCTGCTCGAACCATCTGGTAAACACGCTTTTtcgcaagctcaaaaatcttataGCTTGAATCAGCAAATATCCACACTGATCGAACACCTTCTGAAACTCTCAAGGTATCCAAATACTTCAGGTACGTAACAGCATCGTACCTAACAAGAACAATTTCCACTAAACTAAAATTAAGAACCAACCTCAACAGCACTGCCGTAAATTTTAGTCACGAAGAATCAATCTTGAACCTCGAAGTATAAGAAGCATCAAAAGTAGACAGCAGTAGAAATTTCACAAGTAACTTTCTTTACCTGACAAGGTAATCCAACAGCTTCCTTAGGGTCTTGAGATCGCTAACCAGCTGCTTGGTCTTCTTCCCAAGAGTGTGCCAGATGGGGTCGAGCTGCCGCCTCACGATCTCATCGAAAGACTTGAACAGGCCGTTCTCGACAGTGAGGTCCTCAACGTCGACCTTGTTGGTCCTCCGGAGCTCCTTGAGACAGGCATCCATGGACCCAAGCACCGCAGCCTGGATCCCAATCATGGCTGGCGTCATGGGCACCCTGACGTCCACGACCTCGGGTGGGGTACGCTCGAGGTCAGTCGAGACGAGGACGTGGAACCTTGGCCAGAGGTGGAGGCGGCGGACAAAGAGGGACTTCATAATGCGCTCGGCCTTGGCGAAGCCGGCGACCATCGCGTGGGGCCGATCGGAGAAGGCATGGATGGGGGAAGAAGGGGAGTGGTCCCGGAGGATGCGGGCGATGAAGGCCTCGGTGGAGGTGTCGGAGAGGCGATGAGCGTTGAGCACGACAAGGGCGGCAATGGAGGATGGGGGGACGCGGGAGGTGAGGAGGTCGGCTACGAGGACGCGGGGAGTGACGAAGAGGGCAGCGCCGGAGGCGTAGAGAGCAGTGCGGTTGTGAGAGGGGAGGTCGCCGGGGATATCAGAGGGAAGGGGGAGGTCCGGTTGCCCATACCTGCGGAGTGCGGCGGAGATGGCGGACTTCTGGGTGTCGGaggcggagaggaggaggagagagccaGCGGAGGCGTCatgaaggaggaggagggaggcgaCGAGGGACGGGAGGGGGAGGCCAGAGGAGAGGACGACCAGGTCGCCGTTGAGGTCGTCGAGCAGGTCGGAGACGATCAGCCCCTGGAAGGGGAGCATCGCTGACTCGCGACTTGGGGTGAGATCGGAGAAACGGTGGAAACCAGGAAGAGGGAAGAGGTAGGTAACATCGGGCTCTTATCGGTCATGGGATCCGACCCGGTCCATTGGCCTTGGTCTCAAGACGGATAGGGTTCGGatcccaagcggttgaaccggtaGTTTGTACAAAGACTAAATTGACCGGACACGAATCCAATCCCTCCATACGAGCCTAAATTGCCTATTTAGGCGCACGCAGGTCCAACCAAACCAAGCCAACCTGTCTAACCGGACCCGATCTCCAAATTGCTGAACTCGGGTCAAAAATTAAACAAAAGATTGGTCAATTTCGAAATTGTAATTTATTCGAGCAATAGCGGTAGAATTTTCGAGTTAATTCATAATTAAAAGAATTAGAAACGGCGGCATTCGACCTTCCTTTACTCCCTTTCCGCTCCTCAATTTGCCACCACCGCCGATGGAATCGCGCACTCTGAATCCGCGCTTCCACGCCTTTCCTCCTCCATCTCCCTCTCTTTGGAGCGTCCGTATCTCGTCAGTTTTTGGGTTCTCCCACCGCATCGAGGACCACCAGATCCGAAGGTGTGATCTCCTCCTCTTCAATTCTTCGTccccttttgtattaggaatTAGGGATGTTGAGGAGGCACTCCGATTCTATGAACTGATCCACTAGTTTTTTTAGGTATTTGAGAAGGGTGATCTCATTCAAGCCCCGAGGCGTCGCTAGAGTGTAAGAGGTAGGAGTGGACACATTCGGTGCCACTACAGATATATCCGTAGAAACAGTAGTGATTTCTTAGAAGATAATGATTTGTTTTCGACCAGTACATCTCTTGGGAGGTGAATGAACTCAATGCTCTGAGGGTGGGAAGGCGCCAATTACCATGGGCTTCACATATTCGAGTAGGAGCAAACGCCTCAGGTACTTTCTCATTCTGGGTCATTGACGTTGCAGAATGGTTCAAATGAAATAGTTTAATTGCTGTTCTTGTAGCAGTCAGATACTTAGGTAATTTTGCCAAATTTCACAAGTACAAATCATGTCTGATATGTGTAGCAGAAGAATTGTAGTATTTTATATGATTTACATGGGAACACTGGTGTGTTAAGTATGAAGTGCTAAAAGTATACCATGAATAATTCAACTGATCAAATGCATAAATAGGGAGTCTGTGAGTGAACTGGGATTGTCTTAAGCGATTCCATATTCTGTATGATGTGTTAAATGCATTCTGTTGAATATTTGTTTTTActttctaataactttctgtgaATCTCATCTTTTGTTGCATTTCATTTGCACGGAGTTGCCAGACAGTGTAATTGCTTTTTCAAACAAGCTTTTAGTGTCAAAATCCGCATGTCTATCAGCAACAATTTTCTGAAACTATACAAGATTTTGATGTATGATCAACTCCAAAATGTAGTATCACATGCAATTGTGAACTTGAGATCCTTTCAGTATATTTCATTGTCCCTGGAAACAAATGCTTGAATCATTGTATATATTGGATTGGATGAATTAGGGTAGACTATTTTTCTATATGGAAGAAAACCaattttcatctacatgtaaacttgaaaaattttatcatgattgTATCTGAATGAAAACCATCGGCTGAAAGAATACATTTAACTTCCAGTCACTTAGATTTGAAAATGTGGACCAGTTTGACAGTATTTTCCTGCAACTTAGATTATTGTCTTTCTTCATTATATAGTAATCCATTGAGTAATATAATTTCTTGATTCAAGCTTGAAAAGATTTATGTCATGCAATGTTTCTAGTCCGAAAGTTCATATTGGTACAAGTCCTGTGACAATTTAATTTTTGTAGAACATATTACTGAATGCCATGGCAGACTGGTCGTTCTCATGGCATTATAAAGTTTCTTTTATTTATTGCTCTACTCTATTACATTTCACAATCTCATATTTTTTGTGAGGATGTGAAGAATAAAGAGACTATTCTATTTTCTGGATTCATGTGTGAGAAATGCTTTCTAAATTTAGAAACACAATGAAACTATAACCTTTGGAACAAATCTATATTGACATTGCTTGGACATGAACACGTTGCAACATGGACGTAGTTATATGTCAAATCTTTTAAAGTAGGTCACAACACGATATGAATGAGGCAAACAACAATTATGTAAATTATATATTGCTACAATTCATATATTAAGTGATATTATGTACAATTTAACAATCTATGGTCATCATAAATATAACTTATGATAAGCATAAACAATCAATTATATATCAAATGACCATTCACATATAGTACGTCGTATTAAGGAGACTAATTAAAGCATGGAAATTCAAAATTCAATGTATACTATATTCAAGTGTTCAGAATCCTTATATTCAAGGTATATGCACACGTGGgcatgagaagcattttgattgcatCAAGTTAGAGATAGCATATCATTTTTGTTTATCAAATTAGGATAGTTCAAGTTGCCCAACACAATAAATTATCCTTTAAGGATCTTGTAATTTTGCAATCATTACtaaatgaaaataaattaaatatcttgCTTAGAAGAACTTTTACATTTTAAGGTAGATGAAGTTACCTGCACAAGCCAAAAAAAATGATATCCTTATTAAACTAGCAGTTATCCTAATTAATGAAGTATTGGGGATTTGCAGTATGTCATGACGACACCATCCCGAAATGCAGCATTTGATCATTATTTTTAGAAATCTTGGATTGCACAATAGTGCAAACTTCCACCTTGTGATATTGAGTAGGCTTAAAAGATGGAAAACGCTCCAAGGCAGTCATTTTCCTTACAGCAGTGAATTTGATTGTCTAGGCTTCTACCTTGCACAATGGTGCAAACTTCTACCTTGTGATATTGACTAGGCTTAGCAATCGTGGATTACAAAATACATGTTCATTATATTTTTGTGCATCTTAACAGCAGTGAATTTGATTGTCTCGTGCCTTTTCCTTAGCGGTGCATGACTATGCTGGAGGACTGGGCGCTGTTACAAACTCAAGTGCATCTAACTGGGGTGTATTTTATGGGACACATCAGACTAGGTCCACGTACAAACTGATATATGCTTAGAACTTTAATTTGTTGTCATTTTGTCAATCTCTTGTACTTGTTAAACAATTTGATTTGATGATACTTTCATCAATTTTGCTCATACTGTTCCATTAATGATGACCACTTTTCACTGGTTAAATACATGGGTCTTCCAATAGCTGAGCAATCAAGTAAAAATTGATGCATAATAGAGGAAATGCTTAAGCTTTGATCGCAATGCTTCCTTTGGTCTTCAGCTGGTTAGAGTTTTCTAACAAAGAAATTTTCTAGATGAACCCGAGAaaagtatatatgtacatatcatACTTACTTCATTTGGAGTTTATTCAAGGTTTGGAAAAATCAAAGTTGTTAAAGCAGGGTGTTTATGTAGATTAAATTGGTCATTGTACAAGGTTTGACGTTTGCTACCGGGTGCAAACGGCAAGCTTCACAATCTACTCTGTTTATTGTCATAACTCCCTAGGGTTTCCTATTTTCACCAAGTACAAACCAGTTAGATTCTGCTTTTCTGTGGAGCATTATATTTGTGTTGAAAGCTATTCTTTGCCTCCAGTATGCAGCCTAAGTTGGTACTGTCTCTGCTGCTTTTAGTTTCTGTTCTCCACTTCAAATTTTCATTTCTGCATCAATGCAAACCTTTGTCACTTAGAATTCCATTTCTGCATCAATTTCTGCTTTTGGATTGGTTTCTCATGCCAGGTATAACATTTGTATTACATGTACTGAGCATGTCATGGATTCTTTTCTTAATCATGGTGTGGTTTTTTTATCATTtctattttttatgatcttgctgttaTAACTTATCAGTGTATGCATCATACTCTTAAGCATCTTTAATCTATAAATTATGTGATTTATATGTATATTAGCTATCGTTCTTTATAATTCTGCAAATTTAAGTTCATCCATAAAAAGTTATTCTATTTATTGTTCTTAGTGACGATAAAATTGCAAAAATTCAACCTGAGACAATGAGAGGATTAAATTCCAGGGAATAATGGAGCTTGCATTAAGAAATTGACATAAAAGGTACaaaaaatttcaaatatatatgatgaagAGGTTTagttaattttgttcttttctgTTTTGTTTTGGGCGTTCTCAGAAGAAGTCTTGGATGCCCTTGCCCGCGAAGACCTTGTCGGAGATCTCGGCGAGGATTGCGTTGACGGTGAGGAGGGCGACGCTGGAGCCGGCGATGACGGCGATGACGACGCCGGTGGTGCCCAGCACCTTGCCGAACGGTGGCCACTCGATCTCCCTCACCTCGTCCGCCACCCCTCCCCACAGATCCGACGACGACGACTCCTTCTTCCTAGCCTCCAtcatctccttgagctcctcagcCACCGATGccgcggcggtggaagctgcggTGTCCCTCTTCTCTacttcctcctcctgctccttcTTTCTTCCCTCGTCGGCCTCCGACTCCTCCAGGGTCTCGGAAGCGCCGCCGTTCTCCTGGGCGGAGAAGCGGCGAGGGCGGCGGGTGCCCGGGAGACGGAGGGGCGAGGAGACCCGCAGCGGCGAGTACTGGGCTGGGACGGGGTGGAGGTGAACGGGGAGAGCCGCCCGGAACGGGACGGCGCGCGGAGGCGGCGGGGGCTTGAGAAGGAGACGGGAGAAGGGGGCAACCGCCATGTTGCTCTCGCTACTCTTGAGAAGAGATCGGTCGGTTCGGAGGAAGATAGGGGTGGCTCGGAGAGCGGTAAAGTTACTCGCGGAAACACCTTAAGCCTACGAATGCGGCGCTACTAAGGAGAAACCTAGGTAACGACTTGTGTGACGCGACGACTTAAGCCTCGGCCTATCAAAAGACTAAATGTGGGGGAACAAACGATAGTTTACTATAACTGAAAAAGAAAGTGAACGAACTCGGGTTAGGGTAAATTACACTTTGTAATcagttattttttaattcatctttatacttaaaaaattatgCTGTCAtccttttaattataaaaatgaaatatctaGATTTATTTATTCTAGCGTcgttaattttattaataaaaatattaaataaataatagaaatataattttaacgtttCCTTAGTGATAGGCGACGACATTAGTGGTGGTGGATGACGGTGCCGTTGGGGATTACGGTCGATTGTTATGGATGAAGAGAGCGACAATGAAATATGGGGATCACTTTGTATCTGCGTCGACGTCGTTTTACATCTACATCGATATCGACATAGTTGTTGAGCGACGTCGTTTTGCATCTGCGTTGGTGATCTTTTCGTCGCTCGATAATTGGATCGACGTCAATGTAGATGTCGCTCGATAATTGTATCAATGTTGATGTAAATGTCGAGCAGTCTTCATCTCTTGTCGTCACTCTTCACATTCACAATAACTCTTAACGGTGCTACCATCGACATCATTGGCCACCATTATTGGAATgttaaaatcatatttttatctcTTGTTTTCATATTTTCGTTAATAAAACCAACGACGGTAAGATAAATAAATCTAGATATAAATaaatctagatattttattttcgtaattgTACGAatatcaatttaattttttaaagtatagggatcgagatgctaataatagttaattacatAAAGTACTATGCAATTAGCCTTGACCAAAAGCTAAGTTGGTTCACTTTCTTATTTGATTATGGTAAACTATCGTTTGTTCTCCCCACATTTAATCTTTGCTGAAGCTACGGTTAAATTTGTCACTAAGTCGATTCTTAGGTTTTCTATATCCCTTATTTACAAcaagtaaataattttttttgaattaaaaatatttaaataacctAATCTTTTTATTCAATTCAATCGATTCATACAAATCATTCAAAAATAAACAAGTCAATTGACTCATTACATGACTGATTCAAAAAGTGAAAAAGATCAGTCAATAATCAGTTTTCGATTTTTCTAATCCGACCAACAAGTTGGATCCATTTCAACCAGTATTTTCAATTTTTATAATCCGACCATCCAGAAGGGTCCACTCGGATCAGTATGGAAGCACCTGTGCAACATATATTTCAAGCAATTCACAAGAAACAGTAGGATAGCGACAACAAATAATTTAGACAGCATCTCATTCGTTTGTCCCACATATAATGCTGCTTATAACCCATAAAAGATACATTCAAAAAAAAGTCACACTTGACATTGGGAGTTGGGGAAACATTGTTCTTGTTAAACGAGAAAGTAGATTAGAAAGACATCAAGCAGGTGTACTTATATAGCAACAAAGGACTTGCCCAGGGTTCCTGAACTTGCCCTAACAACAGATTACGACAACTTCCAATGATGGAAGCAATGAGGCTGACAATGTTATGGAACAAGCCTTTGTGGATCGCGTGGGAAAAGGGATGTCTTGCGGATGTTATTGAGAGCGCAGAAGAGCATCACCACTCGCTCCAAGCCAATGCCAAAGCCACCATGTGGAGGTGCGCCATACCTAGAAAAGATTCACCAGTTCAACATAAGAACATGGATGAATAAGTAAACAAAGGCTCAGTACTTATTTCCATATTTGCAGTGATCAGTAGTCTGTTATCCCAAAGGATGTTCCACAATTTATTTTAGTCATCATCTATTACATTCAAAAGCTAATTCTAGTAAGATTTATGCATTACGCAGATTTATTGACTTAGATGTCTTTACTCGGTTCTTCAGATTCTGACAGTTGGAACTCATGAAAGAGAAGCTTAAAAAAGAAAAGCAAGCCACCCTTCAATCACACACATGCACGTCCACATACAGATGCATGCGCACACACAGAAGAACACCCACACACACATGAACACTCACACGCGCACACACACATAGATAGATGGACAGAGAGACATGAAGACAAATAGACACACTTGTGCAAGTGTGtagcacacacacacaaacatgtGCATGCGCACACACAGTTAAAAGGTCACCATCAAAAGGAAAGTTGTTACTACAGATAACTAAAGCATTAACCTGGGAGAAGGGTCTGCTTCAAGTTTGAACAGCTAGTTATGGTGCTACAATAAAAAAGGATGTATAATGGATGTAACGTATCATTAGGTTTTCTCCAATTATATTAGTTTTTCCTCATCAAATGTTTTGATGCCTAGTGGTTTTACCACTCTAAAAACTGAACCATTTCATTGAGCATTCTACCAGTAAAAATTACTGTGATTACAAACATATCTTTGAATGAAGTCATGGAACAAAACACAAGTAAGGTAGGAATGCGTCACATATGTGGGTATATTCTTCCAATTGGTGTGCATATATTGTGTATACTTTCTGTTATGAGTATTGGTGCCAGCAAAAACATGTGATACAAGGAATTAAAGGTATGAAATCATCATGACAAGAAATAGTTAAAACAAACATCAGAAGGAATAAATAGTACCAATGGTAAAAATAGGAAGCAGAAAGATAAATACCGGAAGGAGTCGATGTATGATGCTATTGTTTTTACATCAATCCCACATGCCTCTGCACGAGTGGTCAATAACTCTGGCAGGTGTACTCTTTGAGCCCCTGAAATTATCTCCTCACCTAGGGAAGAAAAGAGAGGTTAAAGAATGGAAAAGCAAAATACCAGTCTATTTTACAATATAACtgaataatcaaaataaaaatgtacCTAGAATCATAAATAGGCATATGCTAAAAAATAATGCATATGCAAATTCATTGAGTAATATTGGCTGTGTCTATAGATTCATTAAGTTGTTTCTAATTATATAACTAGATAATTAGGCATCAAATATACAGAGCTTTCAGAAGTGAAAAATATCACAAGAAATCCTGTGTAGTACATTATACCAAATTCAACTTTGTATATTCTGCTTCGTTTTT comes from Musa acuminata AAA Group cultivar baxijiao chromosome BXJ3-3, Cavendish_Baxijiao_AAA, whole genome shotgun sequence and encodes:
- the LOC103976863 gene encoding preprotein translocase subunit SECE1; translation: MAVAPFSRLLLKPPPPPRAVPFRAALPVHLHPVPAQYSPLRVSSPLRLPGTRRPRRFSAQENGGASETLEESEADEGRKKEQEEEVEKRDTAASTAAASVAEELKEMMEARKKESSSSDLWGGVADEVREIEWPPFGKVLGTTGVVIAVIAGSSVALLTVNAILAEISDKVFAGKGIQDFF
- the LOC103976861 gene encoding DNA repair endonuclease UVH1 isoform X3, with the translated sequence MLPFQGLIVSDLLDDLNGDLVVLSSGLPLPSLVASLLLLHDASAGSLLLLSASDTQKSAISAALRRYGQPDLPLPSDIPGDLPSHNRTALYASGAALFVTPRVLVADLLTSRVPPSSIAALVVLNAHRLSDTSTEAFIARILRDHSPSSPIHAFSDRPHAMVAGFAKAERIMKSLFVRRLHLWPRFHVLVSTDLERTPPEVVDVRVPMTPAMIGIQAAVLGSMDACLKELRRTNKVDVEDLTVENGLFKSFDEIVRRQLDPIWHTLGKKTKQLVSDLKTLRKLLDYLVRYDAVTYLKYLDTLRVSEGVRSVWIFADSSYKIFELAKKRVYQMVRADGTKISVDTKSATRKRKVNNESKKETGSGTGASSAIETDGSKVDTKAGVVLEEVLEEAPKWKVLRELLEEIEEERRKDIQPKEGETVAEDAGDLSEIVLVACKDECSCMQLEDCISRSPQQVMREEWEKYLLGKVELHSLRKRNKKRSQEPKGFGVLDGVVAAGSSDNSEPSSISKYENDALLAAASEINILSKEVDVGDNSQSESTRKYFRKTRGKGRSRKGLSKTQLPEAKSYQIDNNDKNEKTSSKPEGVLSDPERKSPESYQENNLENICIEKDLIQGHKEASHGATLNHIKPLPPVQFYALDSDQHILDVLNPFVIIVYHPDMTFVREIEVYKAENPSKKLKVYFLFYEDSAEVQKFEASIRRENSAFESLIRQKSLMMIPVDQNGRCIGPSTSCEPQSVIAQNSLTRKAGGRKLQEKKMQVIVDMREFMSSLPNVLHLKGMHVIPVTLEVGDYVLSPQICVERKSIADLFQSFASGRLYHQVETMSRYYRMPVLLIEFSQDKSFSFQG
- the LOC103976861 gene encoding DNA repair endonuclease UVH1 isoform X1 — translated: MLPFQGLIVSDLLDDLNGDLVVLSSGLPLPSLVASLLLLHDASAGSLLLLSASDTQKSAISAALRRYGQPDLPLPSDIPGDLPSHNRTALYASGAALFVTPRVLVADLLTSRVPPSSIAALVVLNAHRLSDTSTEAFIARILRDHSPSSPIHAFSDRPHAMVAGFAKAERIMKSLFVRRLHLWPRFHVLVSTDLERTPPEVVDVRVPMTPAMIGIQAAVLGSMDACLKELRRTNKVDVEDLTVENGLFKSFDEIVRRQLDPIWHTLGKKTKQLVSDLKTLRKLLDYLVRYDAVTYLKYLDTLRVSEGVRSVWIFADSSYKIFELAKKRVYQMVRADGTKISVDTKSATRKRKVNNESKKETGSGTGASSAIETDGSKVDTKAGVVLEEVLEEAPKWKVLRELLEEIEEERRKDIQPKEGETVAEDAGDLSEIVLVACKDECSCMQLEDCISRSPQQVMREEWEKYLLGKVELHSLRKRNKKRSQEPKGFGVLDGVVAAGSSDNSEPSSISKYENDALLAAASEINILSKEVDVGDNSQSESTRKYFRKTRGKGRSRKGLSKTQLPEAKSYQIDNNDKNEKTSSKPEGVLSDPERKSPESYQENNLENICIEKDLIQGHKEASHGATLNHIKPLPPVQFYALDSDQHILDVLNPFVIIVYHPDMTFVREIEVYKAENPSKKLKVYFLFYEDSAEVQKFEASIRRENSAFESLIRQKSLMMIPVDQNGRCIGPSTSCEPQSVIAQNSLTRKAGGRKLQEKKMQVIVDMREFMSSLPNVLHLKGMHVIPVTLEVGDYVLSPQICVERKSIADLFQSFASGRLYHQVETMSRYYRMPVLLIEFSQDKSFSFQSASDIGDDVSPTSIISKLSLLVLHFPRLRLVWSRNVHATAEIFSSLKQNQDEPDESKAIRVGVPSEDGVVENDVRAENYNTSAVEFLRRLPGVTDANYRALMDGCKNLAELALLPIERLTELMGGQKAARMLKEFLDAKCPTLL
- the LOC103976861 gene encoding DNA repair endonuclease UVH1 isoform X2, yielding MLPFQGLIVSDLLDDLNGDLVVLSSGLPLPSLVASLLLLHDASAGSLLLLSASDTQKSAISAALRRYGQPDLPLPSDIPGDLPSHNRTALYASGAALFVTPRVLVADLLTSRVPPSSIAALVVLNAHRLSDTSTEAFIARILRDHSPSSPIHAFSDRPHAMVAGFAKAERIMKSLFVRRLHLWPRFHVLVSTDLERTPPEVVDVRVPMTPAMIGIQAAVLGSMDACLKELRRTNKVDVEDLTVENGLFKSFDEIVRRQLDPIWHTLGKKTKQLVSDLKTLRKLLDYLVRYDAVTYLKYLDTLRVSEGVRSVWIFADSSYKIFELAKKRVYQMVRADGTKISVDTKSATRKRKVNNESKKETGSGTGASSAIETDGSKVDTKAGVVLEEVLEEAPKWKVLRELLEEIEEERRKDIQPKEGETVAEDAGDLSEIVLVACKDECSCMQLEDCISRSPQQVMREEWEKYLLGKVELHSLRKRNKKRSQEPKGFGVLDGVVAAGSSDNSEPSSISKYENDALLAAASEINILSKEVDVGDNSQSESTRKYFRKTRGKGRSRKGLSKTQLPEAKSYQIDNNDKNEKTSSKPEGVLSDPERKSPESYQENNLENICIEKDLIQGHKEASHGATLNHIKPLPPVQFYALDSDQHILDVLNPFVIIVYHPDMTFVREIEVYKAENPSKKLKVYFLFYEDSAEVQKFEASIRRENSAFESLIRQKSLMMIPVDQNGRCIGPSTSCEPQSVIAQNSLTRKAGGRKLQEKKMQVIVDMREFMSSLPNVLHLKGMHVIPVTLEVGDYVLSPQICVERKSIADLFQSFASGRLYHQVETMSRYYRMPVLLIEFSQDKSFSFQSASDIGDDVSPTSIISKLSLLVLHFPRLRLVWSRNVHATAEIFSSLKQNQDEPDESKAIRVGVPSEDGVVENDG